Proteins encoded in a region of the Shewanella polaris genome:
- a CDS encoding calcium/sodium antiporter encodes MLVNILMLIVGLAILVWSADRFVYGAAAFARNLGLPPMLIGLTIVAMGSSAPEMFVAATASMDGMRDTAIGNVLGSNIANITLILGLTALFGAIGVGSKTLKREIPLMLAATVFAGYTLHDGVLTRTEGSMLIVLLFLLMGYFIWQAIKDKTPDNLDTELESEIPKNVPTFHAIIWLTVGIILLPVSASWMVDGAVGIATFYGLSDLVIGLTIIAVGTSLPELAACIAGVLKKEDDLVIGNIVGSNLFNILAVLALPGLISPGEIDASASGRDFYMVLGTSTALAVLVLSSGAKQQLTRWHGALLLITFIAYQIVVFQSH; translated from the coding sequence ATGCTAGTTAATATCCTAATGTTAATTGTTGGCCTTGCTATTTTAGTTTGGAGTGCAGATAGATTTGTTTACGGCGCAGCCGCTTTTGCACGCAATTTAGGCTTGCCGCCTATGTTAATTGGACTGACTATTGTTGCAATGGGCAGCTCTGCCCCCGAAATGTTTGTCGCCGCAACCGCATCAATGGATGGCATGCGTGATACCGCTATTGGTAACGTGTTGGGCTCCAACATTGCAAACATTACTTTAATTCTAGGATTAACGGCCTTATTTGGGGCTATTGGCGTAGGATCAAAAACCTTAAAACGTGAAATACCACTTATGCTAGCGGCCACAGTTTTCGCTGGTTACACCTTACATGATGGCGTGCTCACGCGTACAGAAGGTAGCATGCTCATCGTGTTACTTTTTCTGCTAATGGGATATTTCATATGGCAAGCGATTAAAGATAAAACACCCGATAACTTAGATACAGAACTTGAATCTGAGATCCCTAAAAATGTTCCAACCTTTCATGCTATCATTTGGCTAACTGTCGGTATTATATTACTTCCGGTTTCAGCCAGTTGGATGGTAGATGGCGCTGTGGGTATTGCAACGTTTTATGGGTTATCTGATCTGGTCATCGGCCTAACCATTATTGCAGTGGGAACAAGCCTTCCAGAATTAGCAGCCTGTATTGCTGGGGTGCTAAAAAAAGAAGACGACCTCGTCATTGGTAATATTGTTGGATCCAACTTATTTAATATTCTTGCAGTGTTGGCACTGCCAGGGTTAATTTCCCCTGGTGAAATAGATGCCTCAGCCAGTGGAAGAGACTTCTATATGGTCTTAGGTACCAGTACTGCATTAGCCGTTTTAGTATTATCTAGTGGTGCCAAACAACAACTAACCCGTTGGCATGGTGCACTATTATTAATCACCTTTATTGCGTACCAAATTGTTGTATTTCAATCTCATTAG
- a CDS encoding KpsF/GutQ family sugar-phosphate isomerase, which yields MVNQTQFRQWGRKVIDIEKAALDNLYQYVDSVEFGQACELILQCNGKVIVMGMGKSGHIGNKISATFASTGTPAFFVHPGEASHGDLGALAKNDIVLAISNSGESSEILTLMPVIQRMGVPVIAVTGKPDSNMARLSKIHLCIQVQEEACPLGLAPTSSTTATLAMGDALAIALLQAKGFTRDDFALSHPGGSLGRKLLLKVDDVMHKGDDLPIVHNDICITEALYEISKKGLGMTAVVDNDNKLVGIFTDGDLRRVIDAEVNLRTTPIAHVMTKNCVTSPAGILAAQALQIMDEKSINGLIVVNEKHQPIGALNMLDMVKAGVI from the coding sequence ATGGTAAATCAAACTCAATTTCGTCAATGGGGCCGTAAAGTCATTGATATTGAAAAAGCTGCCTTAGATAATTTATATCAATACGTGGACTCAGTTGAGTTTGGCCAAGCGTGTGAACTCATCCTACAGTGCAATGGCAAAGTCATTGTTATGGGGATGGGGAAATCGGGTCATATCGGTAATAAAATATCAGCAACTTTTGCCAGTACTGGTACACCGGCATTTTTTGTACACCCAGGAGAAGCCAGTCATGGTGATTTGGGCGCATTAGCAAAAAATGACATTGTGCTCGCCATTTCCAATTCTGGTGAATCAAGTGAAATACTCACCTTGATGCCTGTGATACAGCGCATGGGGGTTCCGGTTATTGCGGTAACGGGCAAGCCAGACTCCAACATGGCACGTTTATCCAAAATCCATTTATGTATTCAGGTTCAAGAAGAAGCTTGTCCACTTGGATTAGCACCAACCTCAAGTACCACTGCAACGTTAGCAATGGGTGATGCATTAGCCATTGCATTATTGCAAGCAAAAGGATTTACTCGTGATGATTTTGCCTTGTCACATCCTGGCGGTTCTTTGGGAAGAAAATTATTGTTGAAAGTAGATGATGTCATGCATAAAGGTGATGATTTACCCATAGTCCATAATGATATTTGTATTACTGAAGCACTTTACGAAATATCCAAAAAAGGTCTTGGCATGACCGCAGTCGTCGATAATGATAATAAGCTAGTGGGTATATTTACCGATGGAGATTTACGTCGTGTCATCGATGCAGAAGTGAACCTGAGAACCACTCCGATAGCACACGTAATGACCAAAAACTGTGTGACCAGTCCTGCTGGTATTTTAGCTGCACAAGCACTGCAAATTATGGATGAAAAAAGCATCAACGGATTGATTGTCGTCAATGAAAAACACCAACCGATCGGGGCATTAAATATGCTCGATATGGTTAAAGCTGGAGTCATTTAA
- the kdsC gene encoding 3-deoxy-manno-octulosonate-8-phosphatase KdsC: MSESTSFRQGLYGPISNDVWLRAQKIKLLICDVDGVFSDGRIYLSNAGEELKAFHTRDGYGVRSIITSGFHVAVITGRKSKIVENRMTALGITHIYQGIDNKSEPFEQLMSLYNVSADEVAYIGDDMVDLPVMKAVGLAVCVGDGHPFVKQQCHMTTTLNGGHGALRELTDLLLLSQDKFATAHGMSI; this comes from the coding sequence ATGTCAGAATCAACCTCGTTTCGCCAAGGATTATACGGTCCCATCAGTAATGATGTGTGGTTACGCGCTCAAAAAATTAAACTATTAATCTGTGACGTCGACGGTGTATTTTCCGATGGCCGTATTTACCTCAGTAATGCTGGCGAAGAACTGAAAGCCTTTCATACTCGCGATGGCTACGGAGTGCGTTCTATCATCACAAGTGGATTTCATGTAGCTGTGATCACTGGGCGTAAATCCAAAATAGTAGAAAACCGCATGACGGCATTAGGTATTACGCATATTTACCAGGGGATTGACAATAAATCCGAACCTTTTGAGCAACTTATGTCTTTGTATAATGTGAGCGCCGACGAAGTCGCTTACATTGGTGATGACATGGTTGATCTTCCCGTGATGAAAGCCGTAGGACTAGCAGTATGTGTCGGTGATGGCCATCCGTTTGTAAAACAACAATGCCATATGACAACGACCCTAAATGGCGGACACGGTGCACTACGTGAACTGACCGACTTATTACTATTAAGCCAAGATAAATTTGCCACTGCTCATGGTATGAGTATATGA
- the lptC gene encoding LPS export ABC transporter periplasmic protein LptC translates to MNRVTLGIVVFFGLALILYWQAQIKRSEMEAVKVRGIERPDFIANNLQTTEFNQLGFVESRVSAEHMEHYASTDVTHFTKPIYLIYPENGKAQWQLSADRGRLNKNTSKVILENNVIIDAIDIEEPLQSLSTQAITVDLTTMIGTSQEMVYIKGKGFIIQGLGLHADLNSQKLSLLSQVEGKYEPH, encoded by the coding sequence ATGAATAGAGTCACGCTAGGTATTGTAGTTTTTTTTGGCCTTGCTTTAATACTATACTGGCAAGCACAAATAAAGCGCAGTGAAATGGAGGCCGTGAAAGTTCGCGGAATTGAGCGTCCAGATTTTATTGCAAATAACCTTCAAACCACTGAATTTAATCAACTCGGTTTTGTAGAAAGTCGAGTCAGTGCCGAGCACATGGAACATTATGCTTCTACTGACGTCACTCACTTTACCAAACCTATCTACCTCATTTATCCTGAAAATGGTAAAGCACAGTGGCAATTAAGTGCAGACCGAGGACGATTAAATAAAAATACCAGCAAAGTCATATTAGAAAATAATGTTATTATTGATGCTATTGATATAGAAGAACCCCTACAATCACTGAGCACCCAAGCCATTACTGTGGATTTAACCACTATGATAGGTACCTCGCAGGAGATGGTGTATATCAAAGGAAAAGGGTTTATTATTCAAGGCTTAGGCCTACATGCAGACTTGAATTCGCAAAAATTATCGCTACTCAGCCAGGTAGAAGGGAAATATGAGCCACATTAA
- the lptA gene encoding lipopolysaccharide transport periplasmic protein LptA: MSHINRLHTRANVMLLSSILCLLSLPAMAKQGDLMQELKIAAVSQSADIKNNQIVFNGPVTIVQGSININADQLRAFTPENSTSKRLIATGSPATFSQELDDGQIGTASADEITYDLASTTLTLIGNAKLEQSGSQVTGNKIKYNINAQELIAESTGKGQDRVITIIQPENFQDETAPKQKLPEIPVNKQNKQ, from the coding sequence ATGAGCCACATTAATCGTCTCCACACTCGCGCCAATGTTATGTTATTAAGTAGCATACTTTGCCTACTGAGTTTGCCTGCCATGGCTAAACAAGGTGATCTTATGCAGGAGTTAAAAATTGCCGCAGTAAGCCAGTCTGCCGACATTAAAAACAATCAAATTGTCTTTAATGGCCCGGTTACCATTGTTCAAGGCTCGATTAATATCAATGCTGATCAGCTGCGGGCATTTACCCCCGAAAACAGCACCAGTAAAAGACTTATCGCCACTGGTTCGCCGGCAACGTTTTCACAAGAATTAGATGACGGCCAAATAGGTACCGCCAGTGCCGACGAAATTACTTATGATCTTGCCAGCACCACGCTCACATTAATAGGCAATGCCAAGCTTGAGCAATCAGGAAGCCAAGTTACTGGTAACAAAATTAAGTACAATATCAATGCACAAGAGTTGATAGCTGAAAGTACAGGTAAGGGACAAGATCGGGTCATCACGATTATTCAACCTGAAAACTTCCAAGATGAAACCGCGCCGAAGCAAAAACTCCCTGAAATCCCTGTTAACAAGCAGAACAAACAATGA
- the lptB gene encoding LPS export ABC transporter ATP-binding protein has protein sequence MTQITLTAENLAKSYKARQVVKDVSLTVKTGQIVGLLGPNGAGKTTTFYMVVGLVKSDKGRILIDNDDLTADPMHLRARKGIGYLPQEASIFRKLTVHDNIMAVLQTRKELNNDQRIEQLEHLLEEFHITHIRDNQGMSLSGGERRRVEIARALAANPKFILLDEPFAGVDPISVIDIKKIIQQLKSRGLGVLITDHNVRETLDVCERAYIVSQGNLIAEGTPDEVLSNQQVRAVYLGEQFKL, from the coding sequence ATGACCCAAATAACCTTAACCGCTGAAAATTTAGCTAAAAGCTATAAAGCTCGTCAAGTTGTTAAAGATGTTAGTTTAACGGTTAAAACTGGCCAGATAGTGGGTCTTTTAGGCCCTAATGGGGCGGGTAAAACAACCACATTTTATATGGTTGTCGGCTTAGTAAAAAGCGATAAAGGTCGGATCTTAATTGATAATGACGATCTCACCGCCGATCCAATGCATCTTCGAGCCCGTAAAGGTATTGGTTATTTACCGCAAGAAGCCAGCATTTTTCGTAAGCTCACTGTACACGACAATATTATGGCCGTGTTGCAAACTCGCAAAGAGCTCAACAACGACCAACGAATTGAACAACTTGAGCATTTGCTAGAAGAATTCCACATTACCCACATTCGCGATAATCAAGGCATGTCGTTGTCGGGTGGAGAACGTCGTCGCGTTGAGATTGCACGCGCATTAGCTGCTAATCCAAAATTTATTTTACTCGATGAACCCTTTGCTGGTGTTGATCCTATTTCAGTTATTGATATTAAAAAAATTATCCAACAACTGAAAAGTCGCGGTTTAGGGGTATTAATTACCGACCATAATGTTCGTGAAACGTTAGATGTTTGCGAGCGGGCCTATATTGTTAGCCAAGGTAATTTAATTGCTGAAGGTACACCTGATGAAGTATTGAGCAATCAACAAGTTCGAGCTGTGTACTTAGGTGAACAATTCAAGCTATAG
- a CDS encoding RNA polymerase factor sigma-54, translating to MKASLQLKMGQHLTMTPQLQQAIRLLQLSSLELQQEIQQALDSNPLLEIEDEFSEAKNSAKENRDQADTDFSDNSSVNKEKDTSTVDTAESITKETMDDLAMDTTWDEVYTASPMSGSGSASMRDDDMPFQGETTEGLYEHLEWQKNLTPFSETDLAIATAIIDAIDEQGYLTQSTEDILEAMGDETVELDEVEAVLKRIQHFDPVGVAARDLSECLFIQLAQYANTTPHIDNARLLIKDYLDLIAGRDFRLLMRKTKLKENELRDAITLIQSLNPRPGLLITAVDDEYVIPDVTVLKKNGRWVVELNPDNMPKIGVNQQYAAMARSSKNPSDSQFIRGHLQEAKWFIKSIESRNDTLLKVANCIVQFQQGFFEYGEEAMKPMVLNDIAEAVEMHESTISRVTTQKYMHTPRGLFELKYFFSSHVSTDDGGECSSTAIRAFIKKLVAAENQQKPLSDSKMAQLLAEQGINVARRTIAKYREAMMIPPSNQRKSL from the coding sequence ATGAAAGCGTCACTCCAACTCAAAATGGGTCAACACTTAACCATGACCCCACAATTGCAGCAGGCTATTCGCTTACTGCAATTATCGTCATTGGAGCTACAGCAAGAAATCCAACAAGCATTGGATTCAAACCCATTGCTTGAAATAGAAGATGAGTTTTCAGAAGCAAAAAACTCCGCAAAAGAAAATCGAGACCAAGCTGATACCGACTTTAGTGACAACAGCAGCGTTAATAAAGAAAAAGACACCTCTACAGTTGACACTGCAGAGTCTATAACCAAAGAAACCATGGATGATCTAGCCATGGATACGACATGGGACGAAGTGTATACCGCCTCCCCAATGTCAGGTTCAGGCAGTGCGAGCATGCGCGACGATGACATGCCATTCCAAGGTGAAACCACTGAAGGTCTGTATGAGCATTTAGAATGGCAAAAAAATCTTACTCCCTTTTCTGAGACCGATTTAGCAATTGCCACCGCTATCATTGATGCTATTGATGAACAAGGTTATTTAACCCAAAGTACCGAAGATATTCTCGAAGCAATGGGCGATGAAACCGTTGAACTAGATGAAGTTGAAGCCGTATTAAAGCGCATTCAACACTTTGATCCTGTTGGTGTAGCGGCTAGAGATTTAAGCGAGTGCTTATTCATCCAATTAGCGCAATATGCCAACACAACCCCCCATATTGATAATGCTCGTCTGCTGATTAAAGACTATTTAGATTTAATTGCCGGGCGTGATTTTAGATTGTTAATGCGTAAAACAAAGCTAAAAGAAAACGAGTTGCGTGACGCTATCACCCTAATCCAGTCACTTAATCCTCGTCCAGGTTTATTAATTACTGCCGTAGATGACGAATACGTCATACCCGATGTTACGGTACTAAAGAAAAATGGCCGATGGGTTGTAGAGTTAAATCCTGACAACATGCCAAAAATTGGCGTTAATCAACAATACGCCGCCATGGCGCGAAGCAGTAAAAATCCGTCGGATAGTCAATTTATTCGAGGCCACTTGCAAGAAGCTAAATGGTTTATTAAAAGTATTGAAAGCCGTAACGACACATTACTCAAAGTGGCCAATTGCATTGTACAATTTCAACAAGGTTTCTTTGAATATGGCGAAGAAGCCATGAAACCAATGGTATTAAATGATATCGCTGAAGCTGTAGAAATGCATGAATCAACCATTTCACGGGTGACTACCCAAAAATACATGCACACCCCACGAGGACTGTTTGAACTAAAATACTTCTTCTCTAGCCATGTCAGCACTGACGATGGCGGTGAATGTTCATCTACTGCAATTCGTGCTTTTATCAAAAAATTAGTTGCTGCAGAAAACCAGCAAAAACCGCTGAGTGACAGTAAAATGGCCCAACTTCTGGCTGAACAGGGCATAAACGTTGCTCGTCGTACCATTGCAAAATATCGTGAAGCAATGATGATTCCACCGTCTAACCAACGTAAGAGTTTATAA
- the ptsN gene encoding PTS IIA-like nitrogen regulatory protein PtsN has product MELCTILRPECTTCATPGSKKKVLELISNLVAAQYPPLSSQEVFESLLAREKVGSTGIGNGIAIPHGRLTSIDQPIAIFIKCEEPIAFDAIDNQPVDLLFALLVPADQCQEHLSTLSNMAQKLSDKQILKQLRKTHDSTELYQVITA; this is encoded by the coding sequence ATGGAACTTTGTACCATTCTGCGACCGGAGTGCACTACCTGTGCCACCCCGGGCAGTAAGAAAAAAGTACTGGAACTCATCAGCAACTTAGTCGCTGCCCAGTACCCACCCCTATCTTCGCAAGAGGTTTTTGAAAGCCTTTTAGCGAGAGAGAAAGTGGGTAGCACAGGTATAGGAAATGGCATCGCGATACCTCATGGTCGATTGACGTCTATCGATCAGCCCATTGCCATATTTATTAAGTGTGAAGAACCCATTGCCTTTGATGCAATCGATAACCAACCAGTTGATCTGTTATTTGCTTTATTAGTGCCGGCAGATCAGTGCCAAGAACACTTAAGCACGTTATCGAACATGGCCCAAAAACTAAGTGACAAGCAAATATTGAAACAGCTTCGTAAAACTCACGACTCAACAGAACTTTATCAGGTTATCACTGCATGA
- the rapZ gene encoding RNase adapter RapZ, with protein MKLVIVSGRSGSGKSVALRVLEDLGYYCVDNLPLALIGTLLAQLKGSNDLVAISVDVRNIDEQSKVLQNQLALLEHDTEIISFFLNSNDKVLLKRYSETRRLHPLSKNHISLQEAIKLEGRLLEPIAKIVDHYIDTSALNIYELSDQVRQILLGSVDKELVINFESFGFKHGMPTEADFMFDVRFLPNPHWEIELRPFTGLDEPVQEFLGRQPLVNKFIWQIENLFETWMPHLERNNRSYLTIAIGCTGGQHRSVYIVDQLAKRFRQGSKHTVNVRHRELDLNGSNS; from the coding sequence ATGAAACTTGTCATAGTATCAGGACGTTCAGGCTCAGGAAAATCAGTAGCCTTAAGAGTATTGGAAGACCTAGGATATTATTGTGTTGATAATTTGCCTTTAGCTCTTATTGGCACATTATTAGCCCAGCTCAAAGGTAGTAATGATTTAGTGGCAATCAGTGTTGATGTACGCAACATTGATGAACAAAGTAAAGTGCTTCAAAATCAATTAGCCCTGCTTGAGCACGACACTGAAATTATCAGCTTCTTTTTAAACTCCAATGATAAAGTTCTACTCAAACGCTATAGTGAAACTCGTCGATTACATCCGCTATCTAAAAATCATATTTCACTGCAAGAAGCGATCAAACTAGAAGGACGCTTACTTGAACCGATCGCAAAAATTGTTGACCATTATATTGATACATCAGCACTGAATATTTACGAATTAAGTGACCAGGTTAGGCAAATATTACTAGGCAGTGTTGATAAAGAGTTAGTGATTAACTTTGAATCTTTTGGCTTTAAACACGGAATGCCGACAGAAGCGGACTTTATGTTTGATGTACGCTTTTTGCCCAACCCACACTGGGAAATAGAGCTGCGTCCATTTACTGGTTTAGACGAACCTGTACAAGAGTTTTTAGGGCGCCAGCCATTAGTTAATAAGTTTATCTGGCAAATTGAAAACCTATTCGAAACTTGGATGCCTCACCTAGAACGTAACAATCGCAGCTACCTTACTATCGCCATTGGCTGTACTGGTGGTCAACATCGCTCAGTGTATATTGTCGATCAATTGGCAAAACGATTTAGACAAGGCAGTAAACATACAGTGAATGTTCGCCACAGAGAATTAGATTTAAATGGCAGTAACAGCTAA
- a CDS encoding HPr family phosphocarrier protein, protein MIKLERQVSISNKLGLHARAATKLAILVADFDANITLIQDEKSASAASVLGLLMLESGIGKMITVTAEGPDAEAALSAVCDLINAKFDECC, encoded by the coding sequence ATGATCAAACTTGAACGCCAAGTTAGTATTTCAAACAAATTAGGTTTACACGCCCGCGCAGCGACAAAGTTAGCCATTCTAGTCGCTGATTTTGATGCCAATATAACCTTAATTCAAGATGAAAAAAGTGCCAGTGCAGCAAGTGTCCTAGGGTTGTTAATGCTCGAAAGTGGAATTGGAAAAATGATCACAGTGACAGCTGAAGGACCAGATGCAGAAGCGGCCCTAAGCGCAGTGTGCGATCTCATTAATGCCAAATTTGATGAATGTTGCTAA
- the mgtE gene encoding magnesium transporter, giving the protein MGKEYLDNEITEQRLNQLAQALDSGMFVHARNMLHTMSPNDVALILESSPPKNRQVLWQLIDQQHTGEILDELGEELKDSLISNMTPEKLAQATIGMDTDDLAYILRSLPDTVYKKVLKSMKSQDRDRVEQALRYPEDTAGSIMNTDTVTLRPDVNIEVVLRYLRQRGNLPDSTDTLYVVDRQDHVLGGVRLVDLLTCNPSVTVRSIMDTELESIPVEMSDKDVAQKFERLDWISAPVVDKQAKLLGRITIDDIIDVIREDAEHSMMGMAGMDDDEDTFGPVLKSTLRRSLWLMINLFAALLASSVSNMFEGTLEQFATIAILMTIVPSMGGVAGNQTLALVIRGIALGHIGQSNSRWLIGKELSIGLLNGLMWSILVFIAVWLWKDDIVLGGLIGSAMLINMTVAGFAGATIPIMLKKLNIDPALAGGMVLTTVTDVVGLFAFLGLATLFLIH; this is encoded by the coding sequence ATGGGTAAAGAGTACCTAGACAATGAAATTACCGAACAACGCCTCAATCAACTTGCCCAAGCACTCGACAGCGGTATGTTTGTCCACGCTCGCAACATGTTACATACCATGTCGCCTAATGATGTCGCCCTTATTCTTGAATCATCTCCGCCAAAAAATAGACAAGTGCTATGGCAATTAATTGACCAGCAACATACAGGCGAAATTCTTGACGAATTAGGTGAAGAGCTAAAAGATTCACTTATTAGCAACATGACTCCAGAAAAGCTTGCTCAAGCCACAATCGGCATGGACACCGACGATCTCGCCTATATTCTTCGTAGCTTACCTGACACGGTTTACAAAAAAGTACTCAAGTCGATGAAAAGCCAAGACCGAGATCGAGTTGAACAAGCACTGCGTTACCCTGAAGATACCGCTGGCAGTATCATGAATACCGATACCGTCACGTTACGACCAGATGTCAATATCGAAGTGGTATTACGCTATTTACGTCAACGAGGAAATCTCCCCGACTCTACCGATACTTTATATGTGGTCGACCGCCAAGATCATGTATTAGGCGGAGTAAGGTTGGTCGATTTATTAACATGTAACCCCAGTGTAACTGTCCGCAGTATTATGGATACCGAACTAGAAAGCATTCCCGTTGAAATGTCTGATAAAGACGTAGCGCAGAAATTTGAACGACTCGATTGGATATCTGCTCCTGTGGTCGACAAACAAGCAAAATTGCTTGGACGGATCACTATCGATGACATTATTGATGTAATCCGTGAAGATGCCGAACATTCAATGATGGGCATGGCGGGGATGGATGATGATGAAGATACCTTTGGCCCAGTGCTTAAAAGTACCCTGAGACGCTCTCTATGGTTAATGATTAACTTATTCGCTGCACTGCTTGCCTCATCAGTTAGCAACATGTTTGAAGGTACCTTAGAGCAATTTGCCACCATTGCGATTTTAATGACCATAGTACCAAGTATGGGTGGGGTTGCCGGTAATCAAACCTTAGCACTGGTGATCCGTGGTATTGCACTGGGACATATTGGTCAAAGTAACTCCCGTTGGTTGATAGGTAAAGAATTAAGTATTGGATTATTAAACGGCTTAATGTGGTCTATATTGGTATTTATTGCGGTATGGTTGTGGAAAGATGACATAGTGTTAGGCGGGTTAATCGGCAGTGCAATGCTGATTAATATGACGGTAGCCGGCTTTGCTGGTGCCACGATCCCAATAATGTTGAAAAAGTTAAACATCGATCCTGCACTGGCGGGTGGCATGGTACTCACCACGGTAACAGATGTAGTTGGCTTATTTGCATTTTTAGGTCTAGCCACACTGTTTTTAATACACTAG
- a CDS encoding transposase: MNISNAKQYPIDLQKQVINEVKNHNRLLSDVAKQYGVSAKTVYKWVRHNDAHKTESKSAIVSEIEHLQQKITQLSQQLHTMAS; the protein is encoded by the coding sequence ATGAATATATCAAATGCGAAACAGTATCCAATAGACTTACAAAAACAAGTGATTAATGAAGTCAAAAATCATAATAGACTGTTGTCTGACGTAGCAAAGCAATACGGTGTATCAGCTAAAACCGTTTACAAATGGGTAAGACATAATGATGCTCACAAAACTGAAAGTAAAAGCGCTATCGTGTCAGAAATAGAGCATTTACAACAAAAAATCACCCAACTCAGCCAACAGTTACACACAATGGCAAGTTAG